DNA sequence from the Sulfurimonas sp. HSL3-1 genome:
ACCGCTGATGACCTGGCTGCTGCATTTCGCGGCCGACAGCGGGATCGAGGAGCTCTTCCTCGGCTCGGTCCTCGTCATCGCCGTCGGGGCCTCCCTCCTGGCCGATGCGATGGGCTTTACCTACTCGCTGGGCGCCTTCCTCGCCGGGGTCATCATTGCCGAGACCAAGTACCACCACAAGGTCGAGGCGGATATCGCCTCTTTCAAAGATCTCCTGCTGGGCGTCTTCTTTGTCACCGTCGGCATGAAAATAGACCTCGCTTTCTTCGCCGATCACCTCGTCAACATCCTCGGTGTCCTCGCCGCCGTCATGCTCCTCAAAAGCCTGATCATCTTCGCCCTGATCCGCCTGAGCAGCCCGACGCCCGTCGCCCTCAAAAGCGCGCTGGCGCTCTCCCAGCTCGGCGAGTTCTCCTTCGCCATTTTCGCCCTGGCCGCCTCGGACGGCCTGCTCGATCCGGCCCTGGAACAGTACCTGATCATGATGGTCGTCGTCTCCCTCGTGCTGACCCCTTTCTACCTGCCGAAAATCCACCCCTTCGTACTCAAACGCTTTCAGCAAAAAGGGCTCCACGACAACCTTGCCCCCGTGGCGGAGCACCGGAACCACGTTATCGTCTGCGGCTACAGTACCGTCGGGAAGTTCGTTGTTTCCGAACTGAAGGCCCGGGGGATGGATTACGTCATTATCGACAACTCCCTCAAACACGTCAAAGAGGGACTGGCCCTCAAAGAGGCCATCTACCTCGGCGACCTCTCCAAGCCGGCCATCGCGGAGGCCCTGCATACGGAGAACGCCTCGGCCGTGATCGTGACGCTGGACAACCCGGAAAAGAAAAACCTCATCTGCGAAACGGTGCTGGCCATCAATCCTCAGGCGAACCTTGTCGTGAAAATCGTGACGCTCGAAGAGAAAAAAGGGCTGGAAGAGCTGCATGTCGGACATATCGTCGATGGCAAACATGAAGTCGCAAAGGTCCTGGTCTCCCAGGCAATGCAGTGTGAAATGTAAATGGATGGTTTAAAAACATCCCGGTAAAAGGAGGGGGGAAACCGGGATGCGCTTCATAGGTATATAAGGAGTGTATAAATGAAACTCAATGACTGCTACTGTTGTCGTTGAGACGGTGGAAGTATAGGGCAGTAGAGGTAAACTATCCGTAAATATACAGGTGTATACAAATCTTTTATGTTATGTTTAAGTATAACAAATAGTTTTACTTCGCCTTTGTCCGCCACCCCTTTCGCTATAATGCCGCCATGCGATGGCGAGAGATTAAACACACCAAACCGAAACGTCAGCCGGAGAACACTCCGAAAGTGACCTATGCCGACTTCAAGTCACGGGCCCTGGCCTTTATCACGGACATCTTCATGATCGGCATTCCCATCACCCTCATCATTATGATCGCCTTTGGACATGACCAGATGATGAACAGCGCGGGCGGAACGGATGTGCTGATGAACCCGGCCGAGGCGAAGCAGCATGCTCCCAACCCCTACGCCTCGATCACGCAGATGCTGCTCTATGCCGTCACCTTTGTCCTCTTCTGGCACAAAAGCGGGCAGACGCCGGGCAAAAAGATGATGCAGATCCGCGTCGTCGATGCACGTACCTTCCAGACAGCCTCCTGGAGCCGCCTGCTCCTGCGTTTCGTCGGCTACTTTCTCTCTGCTCTCACCCTGGTCGGTTTCTTCACCGGGCTGCTGCGCCGCGACGGCAGGGCCCTGCACGACCTGCTCAGCGGTACCGCCGTCATCCGTGCCTGAATGACCCTGCTCGTCTCCGCGTTTTACTTTTTCTACTTCGCCATCATCGGCGTCTACGTCATCTTCATGCCCAAAGTGCTCGAGATGGTCGGTTACGCCCCCTCGGAGATCGGCATTATCTTCGCCAGTGCGCCGCTAGTGCGCTTCGCCGTCCCCTTCGCCTTTATGCGCGGTCTCCGGCTCGACCGGACCGTCTTCAACGCCGCGCTGCTCCTCATGCTCGCCGCGGCCGCCGCTTTTTTCCCGGCCCTGCCCCACTTCTGGGCGCTGCTGGCCGCCAACATCACTCTGGGCATTGGGCTCAGCCTCATCCTCCCCTATATCGAGGTGATCGTGCTGGAGCTGATCGGCAAAGAGCGGTACGGGAAGGTGCGACTCTACGGTTCGATCGGCTTCATCCTCGTCGCCCTGGCGTTGGTCAAGGTACTGGACGCCCCCCAGACGGCGCTCTTTTTCCTGATGGGTACGACGCTGCTGACGGCCCTGTTCGGCTACAGCATCGCGCGGCATGACGCCAAAAAGCACTCAGAGGCGCCCGCCGCGTCCGACAGCGGCGGTTTCACGCTGCTGACCCACCCCGGCCTCTGGCTGGGCTTTTTGCTGATGCAGATCAGCTTCGGTCCCTTCTACAACTTCTTCACCATCTACGAGACCGCCCACGGTGTGAGCCTTGATATGACCATCTACCTCTGGAGTTTCGGCGTGATCGCGGAGATCGTTCTCTTCTACTTCCAAGGTCCCCTGCTGCGCCGCAATCTGCACCGCCTGCTGGAGTTCGCCGCGGGCGTGACCGTCATCCGCTGGCTCATCGTCTGGCAGTTCCCCGAAAACCTGCCGCTGCTTTTTGCGGCGCAGAGCATGCACGCCATCAGTTTCGCCCTCTTTCACACCGCGGCCATCAGCTATCTCTACACCCTTTTTACCCAGAAAAAGCTGGCGCAGCAGTTCTTCTTCGGGATCAGCTACGGACTGGGGGGATTTATCGGGGCCGTGGGATCGGGGTATGTCTATGAATACGCCCCCCAGACCCTCTTTCTCACCGCGGCGATCGCCTCTGCACTTGCCCTGCTCGCACTGCGGCGCGGCTAGAACTTGAAGGTAAACAGGGTTCGCTGGGAGAAATCATCCTGCTTGACGCCGACGGCAGGTTCCGAATCGTGCGCGTACTCCACCGAGAAGCCGAGGTAGAGCTGACGGTAGATCTGTAGTTCGATCCGGGCCGAGGCCGTCACGTAGTAGTCATTGAAATCATCGCACTTTGGCTGGTAATAGCCGACGGCCGTGAACACCCCTTTATCGGACAAGGGCAGGCTGTAGGCGAGGTAGCTGTTGAAGCGGAGATTGCGTTCCAGAGGATCAATACTCGTCGAATAGCCGATGTATTCGGCATAGGCGCCCGCACCGATGAAGAGGCCGCCCCACTCGCCGCGTTTCTTGTTCAACACCTTCCAGCGCAACCCCCCGCCGGCAAGCGCCCGCTCCTCAATCGATTTGAATTCGTCCTTCTCCATCTGCCCGAACCCTTCCGCCGCGATGTCGGCCCCGACGATGTTGCGGATGTAGCGCAGGTGGGCAAAGAGATTGTTCGTATCCCTCACCCCGCTCGCCTCGCCGTATTCGCCGCGTACGACCCCCCAGATCACATAGGAGGTGTTACTGTCGAACTGCAGCTGAAGGCTCCCGGAGTAGTTGTCTTTCTCCGTATTGCCCCGTTTGGTTTCGAACGCGCCGGAAAGTTCCCCGGAAAGGCCGGGTTTCTCACCGACTTCACGCGGCTTGATGGCGACAATGGCAAACAGTTGAATAGAAATGAGCAGCAGAAAAAGGGGGCGTATCACAGTGGACTCCGTCTGAAACAAAAATCAGACGGCATTATAGTGGACTAGTAGTCGATAATCAATGCGACCATAAAGGTCGTATCGGTGCGTTCGTTGCCCGCAGGGGGCATATTCGTATAGTCGATTTTGTAGCTGACGCCCAGCGAGAAGTTCCCGTTGATTTTGCTCTCGAGCGCCGTTTTCGAGTAGACGAAATAGTTCTGGTCATCATCGAAGCCGCTGCGGTAGCTCGCCTCTTCGATGAACTTGAACCCTTCGACGACGAGCCAGACGAAATTCCCCTTGACCAGGTAACCCCAGAAGTCGTCATAGAGGCCGTCCACCCGGGTCAGCCCGGCCTTGCCGTCGGGATAGGGGTATTTGATCTCGGTGCCGTTGGCATCGTAGTATTTGTCCATCTCCTGCTGCGTGTTGAAAAGCACGTTCCCCTGAAAATCGAGTTTAAACTTCTTGCTGTCAAGGGCGATATATTTCGCACCGGGACCCGTGAAGAACTGGTATTCGAAGCCGGAGAATTTATCATCCTTGTAGCCGACGATGTAGTTGAGCGCCAGGCGTTTCGCGAACTGCCAGTCGTAGTTGCCCTCCGTGTAGATCTTGTTCTTGTTCTCGATCCCGTTTTCCGTACCGTACAGGGCGTCAAAGTCCAGCCGAACGCTGTGTTTCCCCCACGTTTTCTTGCCGCCGAAATCCAGCGAGAATGATTCGGTGTCCGTGTTCCCGCCCGTTTTGACGTAACCAAGTTCCGTATGCGTCACCAGCGGGTTCGGCTTCTCGGCCCCGTCCGCTCCCATCAGAAGCGCCGCGGCGGCCATCACTGCAAAGAGTAGCTTTTTCAATCGTTTGTCTCCTCTTTTGTCGGGTCCATATGCACATCCATCTGCGGATAGGGGATGCTGATGCCGTTGGCATCGAGGGCAAGCTTGATCGACTCGAGCATGCCGAAATAGGCATCCCAGTACTCTTCGGACTTGACCCAGGCGCGGACGGTAAAGTTGACGCTGCTGTCACCGAGCTCGCTCACCGCGACCAGCGGCGCCGGGTCTGCAAGGGTGCGAGGGTCATCACGGATCACCCCGTACAGCACCTCCTTGGCCTTTTTGAGGTCGTCATTGTAGCCGATGCCGACGACGTGGTCAACGCGCCGCTGGGCCTTGTTGGAGAAGTTGACGATATTCCCCGCGGTGATGGCGGAGTTGGGCACGATGATCGTGCGGTTGTCGACCGGGCTGATCGTCGTCGTGAAGAGGCTGATGCTCTCCACCGTTCCCGTCGCGCCGCCGGCCTCGACAAAGTCGCCGACCTTGAAGGGGCGGAAGATCAGGATAATGACGGCGGCACCGACATTGGCCAGGGTGTCTTTCAGCGCCAGGCCGACCGCGAGGCCGGCGGCGCCGAGGATCGCCATGAACGAGGTCGTTTCAATGCCCAGCTGCCCAAGGGTCGCCATAATGACGACGACCAGGAGCGCCACATAGACGCTGCTCGCGATAAACTTCGTCAGCGTCTCGTCGACGCCATATTTTGTCATCGCCTTGTTCGTCACGTTGCCCAGCGCCCGCGCCACCCGTTTTCCGATCAGGAAAATCAGCAGTGCGCCGAGCAACTGAAGCGCATAGCCAAGGGCCAGATCAAAGTAGGGACCGTATGTATCAGGGTCCAGATAAGCTTCCATGGGAACCTCCCGGTTAGAGTGTCCGTCAGTATAACACAGTAAACAACGGTGAAAAGTTACCGCTGCCTAAATAAATGGCGTCAGGGGCCGGAGAGCGAAAAATGGTATAATCGCGGCACTATTTTTTGCGCGGAAACTCTATCTCCGCCGGACAAGGCAAACAATTATGGGTCAGACTATCACCGAAAAAATCTTCTCCGAGCACGCAGGCAAAACCGTCTACGCGGGCGAGATCGTTCGGGTGCCGATCGATATGGTCATCGGTAACGACATTACGACACCTATCTCCATCAAGGCGTTCGAAGACGCGGGTGCCACCGAACTGGCAAACCCCGACGGCTTCTCCATCGTCCTGGATCACTTCATCCCCGCCAAGGATATCGCTTCGGCCAACCAGGCACGCATCAGCCGCGACTTCGCCAAGAAGCACAAGATGAAGCACTTCTTCGACGAGAAGGATATGGGCATCGAGCACGCGCTGCTGCCGGAGAAGGGCCTCGTCGTCCCCGGTGACGTCATCATCGGCGCCGACAGCCACACCTGTACCCACGGCGCACTGGGCGCTTTCTCCACCGGTATGGGCTCCACCGACCTCGCCTTCGCCATGGTCACCGGCGGCAACTGGTTCAAAGTGCCCGAAAGCATCAAAGTCGTACTCTCCGGAAAACCGGGGCCCTTCACGACCGGCAAGGACATCATCCTCGAAGTGATCCGCATGATCGGGGTCGACGGCGCGCTTTACCGCACCCTCGAGTTCACGGGTGACACGATCGCACACCTCAGCATGGACGACCGGTTCAGCATGTGCAACATGGCGATCGAAGCGGGAGCCAAGAGCGGGATCGTCGCCGTCGACGAGATCACAGAAGCCTTCCTGGCCGACAAAACACTGGCGCGCCCGGCGAAGATCCACCACTCCGACCCTGATGCGACCTACGTCCAGGTGCTTGAGATCGACGTGGACAAGCTCGAACCGGTCATCGCCTACCCGTTCCTGCCCTCCAACGGCCACAGCCTGAGCGAGGCCGTCAGCGACCATATCAAGGTCGACCAGGCCTTTATCGGCAGCTGTACCAACGGCCGCCTCAGCGACCTGCGCATCGCCGCGAAGATCCTGGAGGGCAAAAAGGTGCACGAGGACGTCCGCCTCATCGTCACCCCGGGTACGCAGCGCATCCTGCGCGAAGCGACAAAACTGGGCTACATCGACATCATCGTCGATGCCGGCGGCGTCGTCTCGAACCCGACCTGCGGCGCCTGCCTCGGCGGATACATGGGGATCCTCGGTGACGAAGAGGTCGCCATCTCCACCACGAACCGCAACTTCGTCGGCCGCATGGGTTCACGCTCGTCCAAGGTCTACCTCGCCAACTCCGCCGTCGCCGCCGCCTCGGCCATCACCGGCTACATCACCGACCCGGCAACGATCGACTAAGCCGCACCCATGTCCTGGAAGGCGATCGCGCTCGGTACGGTACTCGTCATCGTCATCGCCTGGAACGCGGCGGTCTATTTCGCCGACCGCCAGATCGCGGCCAAACGGTATGACGGTGTCTACGACAGCTGCCACAAGGTCTGGTCGTCCCGCGGACTCTACGACACCAAACAGGAGCGCAACTCCCTGACGGCCTTCCGCCGCGCCTTCGAAGCGGGTGCCCACGGCGTCGAAGTCGACTTCAGTTACGATGCGGACTCGGACCGCTTCATCATCGGACACGGCCACCCCCGCAAAGGTCCGGACGGTCGGACGGTCTACACGGAAAAAGAGGGGGGTCTCTTCACCCTGGAGACCCTGTTCCGGGAACTGGGCGAAGAGCACGCCTTCTGGCTCGATTTCAAAAACCTCGACCACCTGAGCAGTGAGGAGACCCAAAAAGCGATCCGCAGACTTGAGAGCATTGCCGTCAACAGCAACGTGCATGACCGTCTCTACATCGAAGGCTCCAACCCCCTGCGCCTCTCCTTGTATACCGACGCCGGTTTCAAAACGCTCCTCGGCACCTTCCCGCTTGCCGACAGCAACCCGGTCGCATCCATTGTCCTCAACGCCTACAAAATGATTTACGCCGTCTTC
Encoded proteins:
- a CDS encoding RDD family protein, producing the protein MRWREIKHTKPKRQPENTPKVTYADFKSRALAFITDIFMIGIPITLIIMIAFGHDQMMNSAGGTDVLMNPAEAKQHAPNPYASITQMLLYAVTFVLFWHKSGQTPGKKMMQIRVVDARTFQTASWSRLLLRFVGYFLSALTLVGFFTGLLRRDGRALHDLLSGTAVIRA
- a CDS encoding DUF481 domain-containing protein gives rise to the protein MKKLLFAVMAAAALLMGADGAEKPNPLVTHTELGYVKTGGNTDTESFSLDFGGKKTWGKHSVRLDFDALYGTENGIENKNKIYTEGNYDWQFAKRLALNYIVGYKDDKFSGFEYQFFTGPGAKYIALDSKKFKLDFQGNVLFNTQQEMDKYYDANGTEIKYPYPDGKAGLTRVDGLYDDFWGYLVKGNFVWLVVEGFKFIEEASYRSGFDDDQNYFVYSKTALESKINGNFSLGVSYKIDYTNMPPAGNERTDTTFMVALIIDY
- a CDS encoding MFS transporter, whose product is MTLLVSAFYFFYFAIIGVYVIFMPKVLEMVGYAPSEIGIIFASAPLVRFAVPFAFMRGLRLDRTVFNAALLLMLAAAAAFFPALPHFWALLAANITLGIGLSLILPYIEVIVLELIGKERYGKVRLYGSIGFILVALALVKVLDAPQTALFFLMGTTLLTALFGYSIARHDAKKHSEAPAASDSGGFTLLTHPGLWLGFLLMQISFGPFYNFFTIYETAHGVSLDMTIYLWSFGVIAEIVLFYFQGPLLRRNLHRLLEFAAGVTVIRWLIVWQFPENLPLLFAAQSMHAISFALFHTAAISYLYTLFTQKKLAQQFFFGISYGLGGFIGAVGSGYVYEYAPQTLFLTAAIASALALLALRRG
- a CDS encoding DUF481 domain-containing protein, with translation MIRPLFLLLISIQLFAIVAIKPREVGEKPGLSGELSGAFETKRGNTEKDNYSGSLQLQFDSNTSYVIWGVVRGEYGEASGVRDTNNLFAHLRYIRNIVGADIAAEGFGQMEKDEFKSIEERALAGGGLRWKVLNKKRGEWGGLFIGAGAYAEYIGYSTSIDPLERNLRFNSYLAYSLPLSDKGVFTAVGYYQPKCDDFNDYYVTASARIELQIYRQLYLGFSVEYAHDSEPAVGVKQDDFSQRTLFTFKF
- a CDS encoding 3-isopropylmalate dehydratase large subunit; translation: MGQTITEKIFSEHAGKTVYAGEIVRVPIDMVIGNDITTPISIKAFEDAGATELANPDGFSIVLDHFIPAKDIASANQARISRDFAKKHKMKHFFDEKDMGIEHALLPEKGLVVPGDVIIGADSHTCTHGALGAFSTGMGSTDLAFAMVTGGNWFKVPESIKVVLSGKPGPFTTGKDIILEVIRMIGVDGALYRTLEFTGDTIAHLSMDDRFSMCNMAIEAGAKSGIVAVDEITEAFLADKTLARPAKIHHSDPDATYVQVLEIDVDKLEPVIAYPFLPSNGHSLSEAVSDHIKVDQAFIGSCTNGRLSDLRIAAKILEGKKVHEDVRLIVTPGTQRILREATKLGYIDIIVDAGGVVSNPTCGACLGGYMGILGDEEVAISTTNRNFVGRMGSRSSKVYLANSAVAAASAITGYITDPATID
- a CDS encoding mechanosensitive ion channel family protein, whose product is MEAYLDPDTYGPYFDLALGYALQLLGALLIFLIGKRVARALGNVTNKAMTKYGVDETLTKFIASSVYVALLVVVIMATLGQLGIETTSFMAILGAAGLAVGLALKDTLANVGAAVIILIFRPFKVGDFVEAGGATGTVESISLFTTTISPVDNRTIIVPNSAITAGNIVNFSNKAQRRVDHVVGIGYNDDLKKAKEVLYGVIRDDPRTLADPAPLVAVSELGDSSVNFTVRAWVKSEEYWDAYFGMLESIKLALDANGISIPYPQMDVHMDPTKEETND
- a CDS encoding cation:proton antiporter; translated protein: MDQPLLYAVTALAISVVINILLKKIGVSQVIGYILTGTIIVYAFDLRHYNDSHTLEQIAEFGIVFLMFTIGLELSLPRLGALKQIVFVNGLLQVLVTAVTVFGFAYALLGIGLTSSIIIASAFALSSTAVVLSYLKSSKEIHLPYGQRAMGILIFQDIAVIPILLLIGFLASEGGDWQSTLLHTAESAVLILVILFSVGRPLMTWLLHFAADSGIEELFLGSVLVIAVGASLLADAMGFTYSLGAFLAGVIIAETKYHHKVEADIASFKDLLLGVFFVTVGMKIDLAFFADHLVNILGVLAAVMLLKSLIIFALIRLSSPTPVALKSALALSQLGEFSFAIFALAASDGLLDPALEQYLIMMVVVSLVLTPFYLPKIHPFVLKRFQQKGLHDNLAPVAEHRNHVIVCGYSTVGKFVVSELKARGMDYVIIDNSLKHVKEGLALKEAIYLGDLSKPAIAEALHTENASAVIVTLDNPEKKNLICETVLAINPQANLVVKIVTLEEKKGLEELHVGHIVDGKHEVAKVLVSQAMQCEM